A stretch of the Streptomyces sp. WMMB303 genome encodes the following:
- a CDS encoding lysophospholipid acyltransferase family protein — MFYSAMKLSVGSSLKLAFRPWVEGLENVPAEGPAILASNHLSFSDSFFLPAVLDRKVTFIAKAEYFTSPGVKGKLTAAFFKGVGQLPVDRSGVRGAGEAAIRSGLEVLERGELFGIYPEGTRSPDGRLYRGKPGGLARVALRSGAPVLPVAMIDTEKIQPPGKVVPKLMRPGIRIGEPLDFSRYQGMDNDRFIQRAVTDEVMYAILKLSGQEYVDIYATAAKRQLAEAAKAEKAAEAARKERQTQDRSGQDRAGGGQAA, encoded by the coding sequence TTGTTCTACAGCGCGATGAAGCTGTCGGTCGGCAGCTCGCTGAAGCTCGCGTTCCGGCCCTGGGTGGAGGGCCTGGAGAACGTGCCCGCCGAGGGGCCCGCCATCCTGGCGAGCAACCACCTCTCCTTCTCCGACTCCTTCTTCCTGCCCGCCGTCCTGGACCGGAAGGTCACCTTCATCGCGAAGGCCGAGTACTTCACCTCACCCGGGGTCAAGGGCAAGCTGACGGCTGCGTTCTTCAAGGGCGTCGGCCAGCTCCCGGTGGACCGCTCCGGCGTGCGCGGAGCGGGCGAGGCGGCGATCCGCAGCGGGCTGGAGGTGCTGGAGCGCGGCGAGCTGTTCGGGATCTATCCCGAGGGCACCCGCTCGCCCGACGGGCGCCTCTACCGCGGCAAACCCGGCGGTCTCGCGCGGGTCGCGCTGCGCTCGGGTGCCCCGGTGCTCCCGGTGGCGATGATCGACACGGAGAAGATCCAGCCGCCCGGCAAGGTGGTACCCAAGCTGATGCGCCCGGGCATCCGGATCGGTGAGCCGCTGGACTTCAGCCGGTACCAGGGCATGGACAACGACCGGTTCATCCAGCGCGCGGTCACCGACGAGGTGATGTACGCGATCCTGAAGCTCTCCGGGCAGGAGTACGTGGACATCTACGCGACTGCGGCCAAGCGCCAACTGGCCGAGGCGGCCAAGGCGGAGAAGGCCGCCGAGG
- a CDS encoding alpha/beta fold hydrolase produces MPPILPGAEPFRHDGSSTGVLLCHGFTGSPQSLRPWAEDLAGHGLTVSLPLLPGHGTRWEELAITGWEDWYATVDRELRLLRDRCERVFVCGLSMGGALALRLAARHGAAVRGIVLVNPATTFPRMQGYALTLGRFLIRSAPGIANDIAKAGRHELGYDRVSTRAAYAMRDLVRVVRDDLPKVTQPLLLLHSRTDHVVPPTDSALVLSRVSSTDVTETVLEHSFHVATLDHDAEQIFADSRGFIDRLTAAEDAPLSTARSARDSA; encoded by the coding sequence GTGCCGCCCATCCTCCCCGGAGCCGAGCCCTTCCGCCACGACGGTTCGTCGACCGGCGTGCTGCTCTGCCACGGCTTCACCGGGTCCCCGCAGTCGCTGCGCCCCTGGGCCGAGGACCTGGCCGGGCACGGCCTGACCGTCTCCCTGCCGCTGCTCCCCGGCCACGGCACCCGCTGGGAGGAGCTGGCGATCACGGGCTGGGAGGACTGGTACGCGACCGTGGACCGGGAGCTGCGGCTGCTGCGCGACCGGTGCGAGCGGGTCTTCGTCTGCGGCCTGTCGATGGGCGGTGCGCTGGCGCTGCGGCTGGCCGCCCGGCACGGCGCGGCGGTGCGGGGGATCGTCCTGGTCAACCCGGCGACGACGTTCCCGCGGATGCAGGGGTACGCGCTGACCCTCGGCCGCTTCCTGATCCGCTCGGCGCCGGGCATCGCGAACGACATCGCCAAGGCCGGCCGGCACGAGCTGGGCTACGACCGGGTGTCCACCCGGGCCGCGTACGCGATGCGCGACCTCGTCCGGGTCGTCCGCGACGACCTGCCGAAAGTGACGCAGCCGCTGCTGCTGCTGCACAGCAGGACGGACCATGTGGTGCCGCCCACCGACTCCGCGCTCGTCCTGAGCCGGGTCTCCTCCACCGACGTGACCGAGACGGTGCTGGAGCACAGCTTCCACGTCGCCACCCTCGATCACGACGCGGAGCAGATCTTCGCCGACAGCCGCGGCTTCATCGACCGGCTCACCGCCGCCGAGGACGCGCCGCTCAGCACGGCACGGAGCGCCCGTGACAGCGCGTGA
- a CDS encoding endonuclease/exonuclease/phosphatase family protein, whose protein sequence is MTGHTTGARPARVAALPHSRTEPDGAAVVRLLSYNIRSLRDDPEALVRVVRACAPDVVCVQEAPRFFRWRKRAAWLARRTGLTYVTGGATAAGPLVLASLRAHVEHTEDVLLPRTPGLHRRGFALARLRFGPAARLGVVSFHLSLQARERREQARVLLERTAALGPAVVAAGDVNERAGGPTFALLGAGLRDAWAAAPWSGEHTSPAAAPRQRIDAVFAGERVEVLGAGVPRGLPGVAEADLAAATDHLPVLAALRIPAG, encoded by the coding sequence ATGACGGGGCACACCACCGGGGCGCGGCCCGCGCGAGTTGCCGCACTGCCGCACTCCCGCACGGAGCCCGACGGCGCGGCCGTCGTCCGGCTGCTCAGCTACAACATCCGCTCCCTGCGCGACGACCCGGAGGCGCTCGTCCGGGTCGTCCGGGCGTGCGCCCCGGACGTCGTGTGTGTGCAGGAGGCGCCGCGCTTCTTCCGCTGGCGCAAGCGCGCCGCCTGGCTGGCGCGCCGTACCGGGCTCACCTACGTGACCGGCGGCGCGACGGCTGCCGGTCCGCTGGTCCTCGCCTCGCTGCGGGCCCACGTGGAGCACACCGAGGACGTGCTGCTGCCGCGTACACCCGGGCTGCACCGGCGCGGATTCGCGCTCGCCCGGCTGCGGTTCGGCCCCGCGGCGCGGCTGGGCGTGGTCAGCTTCCACCTGAGTCTGCAGGCCCGTGAGCGGCGGGAGCAGGCCCGTGTGCTGCTGGAGCGGACCGCCGCGCTGGGCCCCGCCGTGGTGGCCGCCGGGGACGTCAACGAGCGGGCGGGCGGACCGACGTTCGCGCTGCTCGGTGCGGGACTGCGGGACGCCTGGGCGGCGGCGCCCTGGAGCGGGGAGCACACCTCGCCCGCCGCCGCGCCGCGGCAGCGCATCGACGCCGTCTTCGCGGGGGAGCGGGTCGAGGTGCTGGGCGCGGGCGTGCCCCGCGGGCTGCCGGGGGTGGCGGAGGCCGATCTGGCCGCCGCCACCGACCACCTCCCGGTGCTGGCGGCCCTGCGCATCCCCGCGGGGTGA
- a CDS encoding ROK family glucokinase — translation MGLTIGVDIGGTKIAAGVVDEKGTILETSKVPTPDTPDAVIDAIADAVRQASAEHQVEAVGIGAPGYVDDKRATVLFTPNLSWRHEPLKDKVEQRIDLPVVIENDANAAAWGEYKFGVGTGHEDVVCITIGTGLGGGTIIGGKLHRGRYGVAAEFGHIRMVPDGLLCGCGNQGCWEQYASGRALLRYAQQRATATPDNAEILLGLGDGTAEGIHGKHVSQAARQGDPVAIDSFRELARWVGSGLADLASLFDPGAFIVGGGVSDEGELVLDPIRKSYRRWLVGSRWRPHADVLAAQLGNKAGLVGVADLARQG, via the coding sequence ATGGGACTCACAATCGGGGTCGACATCGGCGGCACCAAGATCGCGGCTGGCGTAGTGGACGAGAAAGGCACGATTCTCGAGACCAGCAAGGTGCCCACACCCGACACCCCCGACGCCGTGATCGACGCCATCGCGGACGCCGTCCGCCAGGCCAGTGCCGAACACCAGGTGGAGGCCGTCGGGATCGGCGCACCCGGGTACGTGGACGACAAGCGCGCCACCGTGCTGTTCACCCCCAACCTGAGCTGGCGTCACGAGCCGCTCAAGGACAAGGTCGAGCAGCGCATCGACCTGCCCGTCGTGATCGAGAACGACGCCAACGCCGCGGCCTGGGGCGAGTACAAGTTCGGCGTCGGCACCGGACACGAGGACGTCGTCTGCATCACCATCGGCACCGGCCTGGGCGGCGGCACCATCATCGGCGGCAAGCTGCACCGCGGACGGTACGGAGTGGCCGCCGAGTTCGGCCACATCCGGATGGTCCCGGACGGCCTGCTGTGCGGCTGCGGCAACCAGGGCTGCTGGGAGCAGTACGCCTCCGGGCGCGCGCTGCTGCGCTACGCCCAGCAGCGCGCCACCGCCACCCCGGACAACGCCGAGATCCTGCTGGGTCTGGGGGACGGCACCGCCGAGGGCATCCACGGCAAGCACGTCAGCCAGGCGGCCCGGCAGGGCGATCCGGTCGCCATCGACTCCTTCCGGGAGCTCGCCCGCTGGGTGGGCTCCGGCCTGGCCGACCTGGCATCCCTCTTCGACCCGGGTGCCTTCATCGTCGGTGGCGGCGTCTCCGACGAGGGCGAACTGGTCCTCGACCCGATCCGCAAGTCCTACCGGCGCTGGCTCGTCGGCAGCCGCTGGCGCCCGCACGCCGACGTGCTCGCCGCCCAACTGGGCAACAAGGCGGGCCTCGTGGGCGTCGCGGACCTCGCCCGCCAGGGCTGA
- a CDS encoding DUF5304 family protein: protein MSDEAERPDAPDPDAWATACEEDLTAEKARRRARYGPPPTSAAEELRRLADAVTEKVAEFGKPLAGTVGSAAAQGVAQQLFKQAKATFEPVVERNPQLFDHLAAAGGELLAAYRSVVQESERRWSEPRDANASGPAAAGDRIDVEEAADLTRAADRDARVVEEIVVEPDADAGPGTASDAAPGSDPAGPAAERSGDEAPGGTGSDGTGGDPGGPEARGSA, encoded by the coding sequence ATGAGCGATGAAGCCGAGCGCCCCGACGCCCCGGACCCCGACGCCTGGGCCACCGCGTGCGAGGAGGACCTGACCGCCGAGAAGGCGCGCCGCCGTGCTCGGTACGGTCCGCCGCCCACCAGCGCGGCCGAGGAACTGCGCAGGCTGGCGGACGCGGTAACCGAGAAGGTCGCCGAGTTCGGCAAGCCCTTGGCGGGCACGGTCGGATCGGCTGCCGCGCAGGGCGTGGCGCAGCAGTTGTTCAAGCAGGCCAAGGCGACCTTCGAGCCGGTCGTCGAGCGCAACCCGCAGCTCTTCGACCACCTCGCGGCGGCCGGTGGGGAGCTGCTGGCCGCCTACCGTTCCGTGGTCCAGGAGTCCGAGCGCCGCTGGAGCGAGCCGCGGGACGCGAACGCGTCCGGCCCGGCCGCCGCCGGCGACCGGATCGACGTCGAGGAGGCCGCCGACCTCACCCGCGCAGCCGACCGCGATGCCCGGGTCGTCGAGGAGATCGTGGTCGAGCCGGACGCCGACGCCGGTCCCGGCACCGCGTCGGACGCGGCTCCCGGCTCGGACCCGGCGGGTCCCGCCGCGGAGCGGTCCGGGGACGAGGCGCCAGGCGGCACCGGGAGCGACGGCACCGGCGGCGATCCGGGGGGCCCGGAGGCGCGCGGCAGCGCCTGA
- a CDS encoding ArsA-related P-loop ATPase, translating to MPTGPQTVLVTGAGGAGRSTVAAATACAAAAQGHRTLLLSAEPARHLAALLGAAPEGAAAAAPVPPADASAAGAPEPVAAVPGLWLLRVDSGAEFRSRAVALQERGKTVLDLLGAVPLDEDELTELPGAETFALLRALRLAHDEDADSAGRAGWDIVVADMPPAPQGINLLALPAQLRRYLRRLVPAERQTARALRPVLAQLAGAPMPAQWLYESATRWSQELAAVQRVVESPATVVRLVTEPGPLAAEALRTAGAGLRLHGLALESVVANRLLPAGSADSWLAGPAGQQQTALAALREKCEAEGVPLCELPHLGRDPLGPEDLGALAAAARTAVAPGRESGSGLHPPAGAESGPGTDVPYGWLEDRLAGDGRLVWQLPLPGADRDELELVRRGDELTVGVGPYRRVLSLPSALRRCRVSGAGLKGGVLGVRFTPDPELWPEQAGSRPAGRAD from the coding sequence GTGCCCACCGGCCCGCAGACCGTCCTGGTCACCGGCGCGGGCGGAGCGGGGCGCAGCACGGTGGCCGCGGCCACCGCGTGCGCGGCCGCCGCCCAGGGACACCGCACCCTGCTGCTGAGCGCCGAGCCGGCCCGCCACCTGGCCGCGCTGCTCGGTGCGGCACCCGAGGGTGCGGCGGCTGCCGCGCCGGTCCCCCCGGCGGACGCGTCCGCGGCGGGCGCACCGGAGCCCGTCGCCGCGGTGCCGGGGCTGTGGCTGCTGCGCGTCGACTCCGGCGCGGAGTTCCGCAGCCGGGCCGTCGCCCTCCAGGAGCGCGGCAAGACCGTGCTCGACCTGCTGGGCGCCGTACCGCTGGACGAGGACGAGCTGACCGAACTGCCCGGCGCGGAGACGTTCGCACTGCTGCGTGCCCTGCGGCTGGCACACGACGAGGACGCGGACAGCGCCGGCCGGGCCGGCTGGGACATCGTCGTCGCGGACATGCCCCCCGCTCCGCAGGGGATCAACCTGCTCGCGCTGCCCGCACAGCTGCGCCGCTATCTGCGCCGCCTCGTCCCCGCCGAGCGGCAGACGGCCCGCGCCCTGCGCCCCGTGCTGGCCCAGCTCGCCGGCGCCCCGATGCCCGCGCAGTGGCTGTACGAGTCCGCCACGCGCTGGTCGCAGGAGTTGGCCGCGGTCCAGCGGGTCGTGGAGTCCCCGGCCACCGTCGTGCGGCTGGTGACCGAGCCCGGACCGCTCGCCGCCGAGGCCCTGCGCACGGCCGGGGCCGGATTGCGGCTGCACGGGCTCGCGCTGGAGTCCGTCGTCGCCAACCGGCTGCTGCCCGCGGGCTCCGCGGACTCCTGGCTGGCCGGACCGGCCGGGCAGCAGCAGACCGCGCTCGCCGCACTGCGCGAGAAGTGCGAGGCCGAGGGCGTCCCGCTGTGCGAGCTGCCGCACCTGGGCCGCGATCCGCTCGGCCCCGAGGACTTGGGGGCACTGGCCGCGGCAGCCCGCACCGCCGTGGCGCCGGGCCGGGAGAGCGGCTCCGGGCTGCACCCGCCCGCCGGAGCCGAGAGCGGGCCCGGCACCGATGTCCCCTACGGCTGGCTGGAGGACCGGCTGGCCGGGGACGGCCGGCTGGTGTGGCAGCTTCCGCTGCCGGGCGCCGACCGGGACGAGTTGGAACTGGTACGCCGCGGGGACGAGTTGACCGTCGGAGTCGGCCCCTACCGCCGGGTGCTGTCGCTTCCCTCGGCGCTGCGCCGCTGCCGCGTCTCCGGCGCCGGCCTCAAGGGCGGGGTGCTGGGGGTCCGCTTCACGCCCGACCCGGAGCTGTGGCCCGAGCAGGCCGGCTCCCGGCCTGCCGGACGTGCCGACTGA
- a CDS encoding SRPBCC family protein — MAEHTSSSITVDAAPEAVMSVISDFPRYPEWAGEVKEAEVLGRDEHGHAEQVRLLLDAGAIKDEHTLAYEWIGGAEPHEVRWSLVKSQMLRSLDGLYRLTPVDGGARTEVTYQLTVDVKIPMLGMIKRKAEKVIIDRALDGLKKRVEAGGAEAPEAGN, encoded by the coding sequence ATGGCGGAACACACCAGCTCGAGCATCACGGTCGACGCGGCGCCCGAGGCCGTGATGAGCGTGATCTCCGACTTCCCCCGCTACCCGGAGTGGGCCGGCGAGGTGAAGGAGGCCGAGGTCCTCGGCCGGGACGAGCACGGCCACGCCGAACAGGTGCGCCTGCTGCTGGACGCCGGAGCCATCAAGGACGAGCACACCCTGGCCTACGAGTGGATCGGCGGCGCCGAGCCGCACGAGGTGCGCTGGTCCCTGGTCAAGTCCCAGATGCTGCGCTCCCTGGACGGCCTCTACCGGCTCACCCCGGTCGACGGCGGCGCGCGCACCGAGGTCACCTACCAGCTCACCGTCGACGTGAAGATCCCCATGCTCGGCATGATCAAGCGCAAGGCGGAGAAGGTCATCATCGACCGCGCGCTCGACGGGCTCAAGAAGCGCGTCGAGGCGGGCGGTGCCGAGGCGCCCGAGGCCGGCAACTGA
- a CDS encoding metallophosphoesterase — MRVHVVSDVHGNSADLGKAGAGADALICLGDLVLFLDYADHSRGIFPDLFGVENADRIVALRTARRFTEARAFARELWAGIDRDAATERAVRKQYAELFAAFPTPAYATYGNVDVPPLWPEYAPEGVRVLDGETTDIGGWRFGFVGGGLRTPMRTPYEIDDETYAAKVAALGEVDVLCTHIPPEVPELCYDTVARRFERGSTHLLEALHEVRPRYHLFGHVHQPLVRRMRVGATECVNVGHFNATGTPWVLEW, encoded by the coding sequence ATGCGAGTCCACGTGGTCAGCGACGTACACGGCAACAGTGCCGACCTCGGGAAAGCGGGCGCGGGCGCGGACGCGCTGATCTGCCTGGGAGACCTCGTCCTCTTCCTGGACTACGCCGACCACTCGCGCGGCATCTTCCCCGACCTGTTCGGCGTCGAGAACGCGGACCGCATCGTCGCCCTGCGCACGGCCCGGCGCTTCACCGAGGCCCGCGCCTTCGCCCGGGAGCTGTGGGCCGGGATCGACCGTGACGCGGCGACGGAGCGCGCGGTGCGCAAGCAGTACGCCGAACTGTTCGCCGCCTTCCCCACCCCCGCATACGCCACCTACGGCAACGTCGACGTGCCGCCCCTGTGGCCGGAGTACGCACCCGAGGGCGTCCGGGTCCTCGACGGTGAGACGACCGACATCGGGGGGTGGCGGTTCGGCTTCGTCGGCGGCGGTCTGCGCACCCCGATGCGCACGCCCTACGAGATCGACGACGAGACCTACGCGGCGAAGGTCGCCGCGCTGGGCGAGGTCGACGTGCTGTGCACCCACATCCCGCCCGAGGTGCCCGAGCTGTGCTACGACACCGTCGCGCGCCGCTTCGAGCGGGGCAGCACGCACCTGCTGGAGGCGCTGCACGAGGTGCGGCCGCGCTACCACCTTTTCGGCCACGTCCACCAGCCGCTGGTCCGGCGGATGCGGGTCGGCGCCACCGAGTGCGTCAACGTCGGCCACTTCAACGCCACCGGGACCCCCTGGGTGCTGGAGTGGTGA
- a CDS encoding long-chain fatty acid--CoA ligase gives MREYSLPALYEVPAEGNLTDLIRRNAAQHPDLPVIGRKRDGRWEDVTAAAFLAEVRQAAKGLIAAGVEPGDRVGLMSRTRYEWTLLDFAVWSAGGVTVPVYETSSPEQISWILGDSGAVACLVETEAHTAAVDSVRDRLPTLRNVWQIEPTAGMENAEESSAVALLAALGAGISDEQVEERSSAADADSPATIVYTSGTTGRPKGCVLTHRSFFAECGNVVERLRPMFRPGEGSVLLFLPVAHVFGRLVQVAAVMAPIKLGHVSDLRNLTEELGSFRPTMVLGVPRVFEKVFNSARAQAVAGGKGRIFDRAAEVAGAYSRALDEEGGPSLKLRIQHKVFDKLVYSKLRAVLGGRATHAISGGAPLGARLGHFFRGVGFTVLEGYGLTESCAATAFNPYDRPKVGTVGQPLPGSVVRIADDGEVLLHGEHLFTGYWNNQQASDEALTDGWFHTGDLGALDADGYLTITGRKKEILVTAGGKNVAPAVIEDRIRAHALVAECMVVGDGRPFVGALLTVDEEFLPRWAAEHGKEQLAHEELLADPELLAELQTAVDEGNKAVSKAESVRKFRLLREQFTEDSGHVTPSLKLKRGVVAKDFADEIEALYTA, from the coding sequence TTGCGCGAGTACAGCCTTCCGGCCCTCTACGAAGTCCCCGCAGAGGGAAACCTGACGGACCTCATCCGCCGGAACGCGGCTCAGCACCCGGATCTCCCCGTCATCGGGCGCAAGCGGGACGGCCGCTGGGAGGACGTGACCGCCGCCGCGTTCCTGGCCGAGGTGCGGCAGGCCGCCAAGGGCCTGATAGCGGCGGGCGTCGAGCCCGGCGACCGGGTGGGTCTGATGTCCCGCACCCGCTACGAGTGGACGCTGCTGGACTTCGCCGTCTGGAGCGCGGGCGGCGTCACCGTCCCCGTCTACGAGACCAGCTCGCCCGAGCAGATCTCCTGGATCCTGGGCGACTCCGGCGCCGTCGCCTGCCTGGTGGAGACCGAAGCGCACACCGCCGCCGTGGACTCCGTCCGCGACCGGCTGCCCACGCTGCGGAACGTGTGGCAGATCGAACCCACGGCAGGCATGGAGAACGCAGAGGAGAGCAGCGCCGTCGCCCTGCTCGCCGCGCTCGGCGCCGGGATCAGCGACGAGCAGGTCGAGGAGCGCAGCTCCGCCGCCGACGCGGACTCCCCCGCCACCATCGTCTACACCTCCGGCACCACCGGCCGCCCCAAGGGCTGCGTGCTCACCCACCGCAGCTTCTTCGCGGAGTGCGGGAACGTCGTCGAGCGGCTGCGCCCCATGTTCCGGCCCGGCGAGGGATCGGTGCTGCTGTTCCTGCCGGTCGCCCACGTCTTCGGGCGGCTGGTGCAGGTGGCGGCCGTGATGGCGCCGATCAAGCTGGGGCACGTCTCCGACCTGCGCAACCTCACCGAGGAGCTGGGTTCCTTCCGCCCGACGATGGTGCTGGGCGTCCCCCGCGTCTTCGAGAAGGTCTTCAACTCGGCGCGGGCCCAGGCCGTCGCCGGCGGCAAGGGCCGGATCTTCGACCGGGCCGCCGAGGTGGCCGGTGCCTACAGCCGCGCCCTGGACGAGGAGGGGGGCCCGTCCCTCAAACTGCGGATCCAGCACAAGGTCTTCGACAAGCTGGTCTACAGCAAGCTGCGCGCCGTCCTCGGCGGCCGGGCCACCCACGCAATCTCCGGCGGCGCACCCCTGGGCGCGCGGCTGGGCCACTTCTTCCGCGGCGTCGGCTTCACCGTCCTGGAGGGCTACGGGCTGACCGAGTCCTGCGCCGCGACCGCCTTCAACCCCTACGACCGGCCCAAGGTCGGCACGGTGGGGCAGCCGCTGCCGGGCTCCGTGGTGCGGATCGCCGACGACGGCGAAGTGCTGCTGCACGGCGAGCACCTGTTCACCGGCTACTGGAACAACCAGCAGGCGAGCGACGAGGCACTGACCGACGGCTGGTTCCACACCGGCGACCTGGGCGCCCTGGACGCCGACGGCTATCTGACCATCACCGGACGCAAGAAGGAGATCCTGGTCACCGCGGGCGGCAAGAACGTCGCCCCCGCCGTGATCGAGGACCGCATCCGGGCGCACGCGCTGGTCGCCGAGTGCATGGTGGTCGGCGACGGCCGCCCCTTCGTCGGCGCTCTGCTGACCGTGGACGAGGAGTTCCTGCCGCGCTGGGCCGCCGAACACGGCAAGGAGCAGCTCGCGCACGAGGAGCTGCTGGCCGACCCCGAGCTGCTCGCCGAGCTCCAGACCGCCGTGGACGAGGGCAACAAGGCCGTCTCCAAGGCCGAGTCGGTCCGCAAGTTCCGGCTGCTGCGGGAGCAGTTCACCGAGGACTCCGGTCATGTCACCCCCTCCCTGAAGCTGAAGCGAGGCGTGGTCGCCAAGGACTTCGCCGACGAGATCGAGGCCCTCTACACGGCGTAG
- a CDS encoding glycosyltransferase family 4 protein has product MHKTLIVTNDFPPRPGGIQAFLHSMALRLDPSQVVVYASTWKRGREGTEATAAFDAEQPFTVVRDRTTMLLPTPRVTKRACSLLAEHGCRAVWFGAAAPLGLMAPALRRAGAERIVATTHGHEAGWAQLPVARGLLRRIGDGTDTLTYLGDYTRRRIAAALSSGAAARMVQLPPGVDEKTFHPDSGGDAVRARLGLTDRPVIVCVSRLVRRKGQDTLIEAMPRVLEAVPDAVLLIVGGGPHRTDLERLAASRGLTDAVRFTGPVAWEELPAHYGAGDVFAMPCRTRRGGLDVEGLGIVYLEASATGLPVVAGDSGGAPDAVLDGETGHVVPGGSPVRTADRLIELLRDPELRTRMGTRGRRWVAERWRWDLLAERLRELL; this is encoded by the coding sequence ATGCACAAGACCCTGATCGTCACCAACGACTTCCCGCCGCGCCCCGGTGGCATCCAGGCGTTCCTGCACAGCATGGCGCTGCGCCTGGACCCGTCCCAGGTCGTTGTCTACGCCTCGACCTGGAAGCGGGGCCGCGAGGGCACGGAGGCCACCGCGGCCTTCGACGCCGAGCAGCCTTTCACAGTGGTCCGCGACCGTACGACGATGCTGCTGCCCACTCCGCGGGTGACCAAGCGTGCCTGCTCGCTGCTCGCCGAGCACGGCTGCCGCGCGGTGTGGTTCGGGGCCGCCGCACCCCTCGGGCTGATGGCGCCCGCGCTGCGCAGAGCGGGCGCCGAGCGGATCGTCGCCACCACGCACGGCCACGAGGCGGGCTGGGCGCAGCTCCCCGTGGCACGCGGGCTGCTGCGCAGGATCGGTGACGGTACCGACACCCTCACCTACCTCGGCGACTACACCCGCCGCCGGATCGCCGCCGCCCTCTCCTCCGGGGCGGCGGCGCGGATGGTGCAACTGCCTCCCGGCGTCGACGAGAAGACCTTCCACCCCGACTCGGGCGGCGACGCGGTCCGGGCCCGGCTGGGGCTGACCGACCGGCCCGTGATCGTGTGCGTCTCGCGACTGGTGCGCCGCAAGGGGCAGGACACCCTCATCGAGGCCATGCCCCGGGTGCTGGAGGCCGTACCCGACGCGGTACTGCTGATCGTCGGCGGCGGCCCCCACCGCACCGACCTGGAGCGGCTGGCCGCCTCCCGCGGCCTCACCGACGCCGTGCGCTTCACCGGCCCGGTCGCCTGGGAGGAGCTGCCCGCGCACTACGGCGCGGGCGACGTGTTCGCGATGCCGTGCCGCACCCGGCGCGGCGGGCTGGACGTGGAGGGGCTCGGCATCGTCTACCTGGAGGCGTCCGCGACCGGACTGCCCGTCGTCGCCGGGGACTCCGGCGGCGCACCGGACGCCGTGCTGGACGGCGAGACCGGCCACGTCGTCCCGGGCGGCAGCCCCGTGCGGACCGCGGACCGCCTGATCGAACTCCTCCGCGACCCCGAGCTGCGCACCCGGATGGGCACCCGGGGCCGCCGATGGGTGGCGGAGCGCTGGCGCTGGGACCTGCTGGCCGAACGGCTACGCGAACTGCTGTGA